The DNA segment GACGGGTAGAGATCGATAGTTTTGTTGATACGATTGCGAAGGAGCTGCGATGAGATTCGCTTCGACCAGTGCCCCAGGTGGACGGGCTCGTTCAGCGCCACTCGTTGGCGATGCTGAGGAGCCAACGATCTTTGAACTTTCGGTTCCGACACGCCGCGCCTTCTCCCTCCGTGACACTGAGGTCCCAGCGATGGATCTTGCGCCGATTGCGGCATGGATTCGCGATGAGCCAGTCGAGCTGCCGGAGGTGTCTGAGCGAGACCTCGTTGCTCACTACACACGCCTTGCGAGCAGAAACTACTCGGTCGACCTTGGTGCGTATCCTTTGGGTTCGTGCACGATGAAGTACAACCCAAAGTTTGCAGATCAGGTAGCTAGCATCGACGGACTTGCTAACGTCCACCCAGCCACACCACCAGAGGCCATTCAGGGTTGGCTGCGACTCTTTCATGAGCTCGAACGCTATGTGTGTGAAATTACCGGTATGGCTCAAGCAACGCTGCAACCGCCGGCGGGAGCTAGCGGTGAACTGACTGGACTGTTGATCATGCGTGCCTACCACGCGTCACGCGGCCGCTCACCGCGGAAGGTGGTTATTCCGGACTCTGCACACGGAACTAATCCTGCCTCGGTATCGCTCGCCGGATTTGAAGCTGTCACCGTTCCAAGTGGCGCCAATGGACTGGTGGACTTGGCGAAGCTGCGCGATCTTGTCGATGCTGATACCGCCGGCATCATGCTCACGAATCCCAATACCCTCGGTCTTTTTGAGGAGGAGATCCGCGAGATACTCGCGGTGATCCACTCGGTGGATGGCCTTGCCTACTACGACGGAGCGAACCTCAATGCGATTGTCGGTGTCGCACGTCCCGGTGATATGGGGTTTGACATCGTCCACTCCAATCTCCACAAAACCTTTGCAACACCCCACGGAGGTGGGGGCCCAGGAGCTGGGCCGGTCGCGGTTGTCGAGCATCTTGCACAATTTCTCCCTGGTCCGCTCCCGCGCTCGCTCGATGGTGGTTCCTCGTACTCGTGGGTGACCCCGGAGCGCTCGATTGGACGGGTGCATGCCTTCTACGGGAACGCGGTGGTGCTCGCGCGTGCTCTGGCCTTCATGAAGTACCTCGGCAGCGATGGTATGCGGACCATGTCAGAGCTGGCAGTTCTGAACGCGAACTGGCTGCGTGCCCGGATAGCCGATTCTTTTGCAGTTGCCTACGAGCAACCCTGCATGCATGAGTTCGTCGTGTCGGCGGAGGCCCTCAAGGCCAAGACGGGTGTACGCGCGCTGGATGTGGCCAAGGCGCTTCTCGACAGTGGTTTCCATTCGCCCACCGTGTATTTCCCCCTTGTGGTGCACGAAGCACTGATGATCGAGCCAACCGAGACCGAGTCCCCGCAGACGCTTGAGGCGTTGGCGTTGGCCTTGGAAGAGATCGTCGCGACCTCCTACAAGGATGCAGAGGCGATCTTCGCGATGCCGCGCAACACCCCGGTTCGCCGTCTCGATGAGGCGCTTGCGGCGAGAAAGCCCATCCTTACTGAGGATCAGCGGCGTCTGTAGGAGCTGCCTGCTTACGCTTGGTGAGTGCGTGAAGATAGAGGGCCACCGTGAGTGCCAACACGACGAGTGTCTCGACGAGGAGTTCGGTCACGGCCGAGTGAAACTCTGGCGCATTTAACGCGTGATTGATCGTCGAGAGTTCGGCGCCGAGCACCAGGATGCGCCGCACAGAGGAGACGATCCCGATGATGAGGAAGGGTCGGAGTTGAAAGCCACCGTGCTTGAGGTGGTTGTAGACGGTACTCATGAGTTCTAGTAGGATGATGACAAACAGGATCTCATTAAGCGTGGCAACGAGCGATCGTGTGACGTCGGCGTCGAGATTGATGTCAATGAAGCTATGGGCCGCTTGGTAGAGAACAGCCGCGGCCATGAGGGCTAGGAACAACGCTACGATGAGATAAAACACCGTCTCGGTTCCAGAGATATAGTTCGCCAGCTTCGATGATTTGAGGGGGGAGTTACTCATGTGCAGGGTAGCATATCTGCTCCACTGGCGATCCTAGGTCGGCGATGATCGATTCCCGTCACCGACGAGCTCGCCTCGGCCTCGTATCGGTCACCGCGCTGTGGGGTGTGACCTTCTCGCTCAACCAAGTCGCGCTCCACTCGATGGGGGCGGCGACGCTGACGTTCCTCCGCTTTTTGGTAGCCTCCCTCTTCCTGCTGTTGGGCTTTGGCCTCCGTCGGTCGTTTTGGCAAGGCGTGAACCGCGCTGAACTCTTGGGCGGGCTGCTCACCGGGTCTCTGCTGTTTGGTGGCTACCTAACACAGACGGAGGGGCAACGCTTTCTTTCAGCATCGTTAGCGGGCTTTCTGACTGGTCTCTCGGTTGTACTGGTGCCGCTGATCCTGCTGGTATTGCATCGGGGTCTTACCCGCCGCCAGTTCGGTGCAACACTGATCGCGGCGGTCGGCCTCTACCTACTCGCAAGACCCCAAGGACACGAGGGCCTCCTTGGCATTGCGCTCCTCCTGGCCTGTGCGCTCTTCTTCGCCCTCCAACTCGTCGCCGTTGAATACTACCGTATCACCACAGCGGCTGTCATCCGCTTTACCCTTTTCCAGATGGCGACCGTCACCGCCTTAGCCGCCTTGGTGGCGATGGCACCTGGAGGAGGGGGGCTGTTGCCGCTGCACGCGTCCCAGGAGGCTTGGGCAACCGTCGCGATCAACGGTGTTGGTGCCTCAGCGCTCGGATTTATGGCCCAAACCTGGTCCTTGCGCTGGCTCAACTCGATTGAGATATCGGTGATCTACTCCCTTGAGCCCGTCTTCGCCGCCCTCGTTGCCCTCATCGCACTCCATCAACGGGAGGGTTTGGCCGTCTGGATCGGCGGTATAATCGTCGTAGTGGCCATGGTTCTTGTCTCTATCACTCCTCCAGGCGGGGCGACGTACCCCCAAGAGTCCTCTACCTAAGGGACTTAAGTCACACCTGCGCGTGGGTGTTGGTCTTTGACGGTGCTTCTCCCTACGATAAAGGACAAGATGAAGGTCCATGATGGTTGAGTATGCAGATCGCGACGCTGCGTTCAGTGGTGACGAGTCTCCAGTCCGTTTTGTTCGAGATTTTGTTGATC comes from the Ferrimicrobium sp. genome and includes:
- a CDS encoding phosphate-starvation-inducible PsiE family protein, coding for MSNSPLKSSKLANYISGTETVFYLIVALFLALMAAAVLYQAAHSFIDINLDADVTRSLVATLNEILFVIILLELMSTVYNHLKHGGFQLRPFLIIGIVSSVRRILVLGAELSTINHALNAPEFHSAVTELLVETLVVLALTVALYLHALTKRKQAAPTDAADPQ
- the gcvPB gene encoding aminomethyl-transferring glycine dehydrogenase subunit GcvPB, with the translated sequence MRFASTSAPGGRARSAPLVGDAEEPTIFELSVPTRRAFSLRDTEVPAMDLAPIAAWIRDEPVELPEVSERDLVAHYTRLASRNYSVDLGAYPLGSCTMKYNPKFADQVASIDGLANVHPATPPEAIQGWLRLFHELERYVCEITGMAQATLQPPAGASGELTGLLIMRAYHASRGRSPRKVVIPDSAHGTNPASVSLAGFEAVTVPSGANGLVDLAKLRDLVDADTAGIMLTNPNTLGLFEEEIREILAVIHSVDGLAYYDGANLNAIVGVARPGDMGFDIVHSNLHKTFATPHGGGGPGAGPVAVVEHLAQFLPGPLPRSLDGGSSYSWVTPERSIGRVHAFYGNAVVLARALAFMKYLGSDGMRTMSELAVLNANWLRARIADSFAVAYEQPCMHEFVVSAEALKAKTGVRALDVAKALLDSGFHSPTVYFPLVVHEALMIEPTETESPQTLEALALALEEIVATSYKDAEAIFAMPRNTPVRRLDEALAARKPILTEDQRRL
- a CDS encoding DMT family transporter — translated: MIDSRHRRARLGLVSVTALWGVTFSLNQVALHSMGAATLTFLRFLVASLFLLLGFGLRRSFWQGVNRAELLGGLLTGSLLFGGYLTQTEGQRFLSASLAGFLTGLSVVLVPLILLVLHRGLTRRQFGATLIAAVGLYLLARPQGHEGLLGIALLLACALFFALQLVAVEYYRITTAAVIRFTLFQMATVTALAALVAMAPGGGGLLPLHASQEAWATVAINGVGASALGFMAQTWSLRWLNSIEISVIYSLEPVFAALVALIALHQREGLAVWIGGIIVVVAMVLVSITPPGGATYPQESST